One genomic segment of Alphaproteobacteria bacterium HT1-32 includes these proteins:
- a CDS encoding TAXI family TRAP transporter solute-binding subunit — protein sequence MKSTVTAILGAVALTTSVFTAQAEELRIGTASQGGAFYPVGQAISSLVNKHADGLTMVPVVTQGSVQNPRLVNSGEVEIAITNNNLAVLANKGAAMYKKAGAMNLRAVGALHFSILHMMTLADSPIETIADLKGKRIAVGPAGGGTIPFLNQVLGLYGMTIEDITPSFLSYGDGFSQLADGNVDAAFALSGYPAGAVMQAQANKSLKFIALPADKMAEALKKYPNYNEVIVPKDVYNTAADGVVLGVNNVLIVDAGMDEEKVFQITQAIYGNMEEFAANNAIARQIVPENSLKLRIPLHPGAERYFRK from the coding sequence ATGAAATCTACAGTCACAGCTATTCTCGGCGCCGTCGCGCTGACAACTTCGGTTTTCACGGCACAGGCCGAAGAACTGCGTATCGGAACCGCCAGTCAGGGCGGTGCCTTCTACCCGGTCGGGCAGGCCATATCGTCACTTGTGAACAAACATGCAGACGGACTGACAATGGTGCCCGTCGTCACGCAGGGATCGGTTCAGAACCCGCGTCTGGTCAACAGTGGTGAAGTTGAAATTGCCATCACCAACAACAATCTGGCAGTGCTCGCGAACAAGGGCGCGGCCATGTACAAGAAAGCCGGGGCGATGAACCTGCGCGCCGTCGGTGCCCTGCATTTCAGCATCCTGCATATGATGACGCTGGCCGATTCCCCGATCGAGACAATTGCCGATCTGAAGGGCAAACGGATTGCGGTCGGCCCTGCCGGCGGCGGCACCATCCCGTTCCTGAATCAGGTACTTGGCCTCTATGGCATGACCATTGAAGACATCACGCCAAGCTTCCTGTCCTATGGTGACGGGTTCAGCCAGCTGGCCGACGGTAATGTCGATGCCGCTTTTGCCCTCAGCGGCTATCCGGCAGGTGCTGTCATGCAGGCACAGGCAAACAAGTCACTGAAATTCATTGCTCTGCCTGCTGACAAGATGGCGGAAGCCCTGAAGAAATATCCGAACTATAACGAAGTCATCGTACCAAAGGATGTTTATAACACCGCCGCAGACGGCGTGGTGCTGGGTGTCAACAACGTGCTGATTGTCGATGCCGGAATGGATGAGGAAAAGGTCTTCCAGATCACTCAGGCGATCTACGGGAACATGGAAGAGTTCGCCGCTAACAATGCCATCGCCCGCCAGATCGTGCCGGAAAACTCGCTGAAACTGCGTATCCCCCTGCATCCCGGTGCAGAACGGTATTTCCGGAAATAG
- a CDS encoding TRAP transporter fused permease subunit — translation MTDILKPDLRSRIIAVMAFVIGSFHLLNVSGLLVLSTRDIRIFHLLMMLGLIFLMRPTFRRSEHSFADRAVSLVLAVISIVSGLYMLSRWQDIAMSGGETEWLDTWSGILILFLILEAARRGVGLMLSCICLIFFTYPFYSSYLPGVFYGRGYGLERMAEFLTTTSQGIYGVPIGVSSSYIILFAIYGAFLSEFGAGEFFFKLAQRLTQGMRAAGAKTAVIFSTLLGMISGSAAGNVAVTGTLTIPMMKREGYQPHQAGAIEAVVSTGGQLMPPVMGAAAFIMAEIIGTPYTSIMQAALIPALLFFASVFFVVHLQATKVNLSPLPPPENDDEATWMILLKGSRFILSFAILIAMMLNGYSPFKASFISILVLFVSHIIWTRRINADLFIRAARAISDGAKSVVPIAIACAAAGIIAGTLGITGLGSKISGLIITASGGIAFFALLLTMVTAIILGMGLPTTAAYLILATVVAPALADLGVPLLTAHMFVFFYGCVSTITPPVALASYVAAGIANADINKVGWTAFSYGITCYVLPFMFFFGPALMMDGPWMDIAQAAVTGLAGVVCLAAFVIGYLDRPLTMPLRGLLLIAGLSLLAQGWISDLAGLTLAVTVIIIGRMRSRHSASLNTD, via the coding sequence ATGACAGACATCCTGAAACCTGATTTGCGCAGCCGTATCATTGCGGTCATGGCCTTCGTCATCGGCAGCTTTCATCTGCTGAATGTCTCCGGACTGCTCGTCCTGTCGACCCGCGATATCCGGATCTTTCACCTGCTGATGATGCTGGGGCTGATCTTTCTGATGCGCCCGACTTTCCGGCGGTCAGAGCACAGCTTTGCGGACCGTGCCGTCAGCCTGGTCCTTGCGGTAATCTCCATCGTCAGCGGCCTGTACATGCTGAGCCGCTGGCAGGATATCGCCATGAGCGGTGGAGAAACCGAATGGCTGGATACATGGTCCGGCATTCTGATCCTGTTCCTGATTCTGGAGGCCGCCCGGCGCGGTGTCGGGCTGATGCTTTCCTGCATCTGCCTGATCTTCTTTACCTATCCGTTCTACAGCAGCTACCTGCCCGGCGTTTTCTATGGCCGCGGCTACGGCCTTGAACGAATGGCCGAGTTCCTGACCACCACATCACAGGGTATCTATGGTGTCCCCATCGGGGTCTCGTCGAGCTACATCATCCTGTTCGCCATCTATGGTGCGTTTCTCAGCGAATTCGGTGCCGGGGAGTTCTTTTTCAAACTCGCCCAGCGGCTGACCCAGGGCATGCGCGCCGCCGGGGCAAAGACAGCCGTCATCTTCTCCACCCTGCTTGGCATGATCTCCGGTTCTGCTGCCGGTAATGTGGCCGTCACCGGCACACTGACGATCCCGATGATGAAGCGTGAAGGCTATCAGCCGCATCAGGCCGGTGCCATTGAAGCCGTCGTGTCGACCGGCGGGCAGCTGATGCCACCGGTGATGGGCGCCGCCGCCTTCATCATGGCTGAAATCATCGGCACGCCCTACACCAGCATCATGCAGGCCGCCCTGATACCGGCTTTGCTGTTCTTTGCCTCGGTCTTCTTCGTGGTCCATCTGCAGGCAACAAAGGTCAATCTGTCCCCTCTGCCCCCGCCGGAAAATGATGACGAAGCAACATGGATGATCCTGCTGAAAGGCAGCCGTTTTATCCTCTCCTTCGCAATCCTGATTGCGATGATGCTGAACGGCTATTCACCCTTCAAGGCGTCGTTCATCTCGATTCTGGTGCTGTTTGTCAGTCACATCATCTGGACGCGGCGGATCAATGCAGACCTGTTCATCCGGGCCGCCCGGGCAATCAGTGACGGGGCGAAAAGTGTCGTACCGATAGCCATTGCCTGCGCCGCGGCCGGTATCATTGCGGGAACGCTCGGCATCACTGGTCTGGGATCAAAGATTTCCGGACTGATTATCACCGCATCCGGCGGCATCGCCTTTTTCGCGCTGCTGCTGACCATGGTAACGGCAATCATTCTGGGCATGGGGCTGCCAACCACAGCGGCCTATCTGATCCTGGCAACCGTTGTCGCACCTGCGCTTGCCGATCTGGGTGTCCCCCTGCTGACCGCACATATGTTCGTTTTCTTCTATGGCTGCGTTTCCACCATAACCCCTCCGGTCGCACTGGCCTCCTATGTCGCGGCAGGCATTGCCAATGCCGACATCAACAAGGTCGGCTGGACCGCCTTCAGCTATGGCATCACCTGCTATGTGCTGCCTTTCATGTTCTTCTTCGGCCCGGCCCTGATGATGGACGGTCCCTGGATGGATATTGCACAGGCGGCTGTCACCGGGCTCGCCGGGGTGGTCTGCCTTGCAGCCTTTGTCATCGGCTATCTGGACCGCCCGCTGACCATGCCACTGCGGGGCCTGTTACTGATTGCGGGGCTTTCCCTGCTGGCACAGGGCTGGATATCAGACCTTGCCGGACTGACGCTGGCCGTCACCGTGATCATCATTGGCCGGATGCGCAGCAGGCATTCAGCTTCACTTAACACCGACTGA
- a CDS encoding cupin domain-containing protein, protein MGRKIRRVVTGHDENGVAKVIMDGEATAILQRPNRPGVTLTNLWKADRTPADMELHNDPVEGPLILHPPKNGSVFRIVQFDPEDPEVLAKLDGKAAFAEMGAGANVVEGARHPFMHRTDSVDYAVILTGEIYMMMDEDEVLLKAGDTVVQQGTNHAWSNRGTEPCQIAFILVDAVKR, encoded by the coding sequence ATGGGCCGAAAAATAAGACGGGTTGTCACCGGACATGATGAAAATGGCGTGGCAAAGGTGATCATGGATGGCGAGGCAACCGCCATTCTGCAACGCCCCAACCGGCCGGGCGTCACACTGACCAATCTGTGGAAGGCCGACCGCACACCGGCAGACATGGAACTGCATAACGACCCGGTTGAAGGCCCGCTGATCCTGCATCCCCCGAAGAACGGATCCGTCTTCCGGATCGTGCAGTTTGACCCGGAAGACCCGGAAGTGCTGGCAAAGCTCGACGGCAAGGCGGCCTTTGCCGAAATGGGTGCCGGTGCCAATGTCGTGGAAGGTGCCCGCCATCCCTTCATGCACCGGACCGATTCCGTCGATTACGCGGTTATCCTGACCGGTGAAATCTACATGATGATGGATGAGGATGAAGTGCTGCTGAAAGCCGGTGATACCGTGGTCCAGCAGGGCACCAACCATGCCTGGTCAAACCGAGGCACGGAACCCTGCCAGATCGCCTTCATTCTGGTTGATGCGGTAAAACGCTGA
- a CDS encoding ureidoglycolate lyase, translating into MTRNILVQPLTAAAFAPFGDVIELSGEPDFIINRGLCGRYHDLVAPEVGEGRAGISLFKSETRSLPYQLDMMERHPLGSQAFIPMTGDAFLVIVAPDNNGRPGQPVAFMTSPGQGVNYARNTWHGVLTPLAEPGLFAVIDRIGDGNNLEEYEFDAPFIITMKDAG; encoded by the coding sequence ATGACACGGAACATTCTCGTCCAGCCACTGACTGCTGCGGCGTTCGCACCGTTCGGTGATGTCATCGAGCTGTCGGGTGAGCCGGATTTCATCATCAACCGGGGGTTATGCGGCCGGTATCACGATCTGGTGGCCCCGGAAGTGGGAGAGGGGAGAGCGGGCATCAGCCTGTTCAAGTCCGAGACCCGCAGTTTGCCCTATCAGCTGGACATGATGGAGCGTCATCCGCTTGGCAGTCAGGCTTTCATTCCGATGACGGGGGATGCGTTCCTTGTCATCGTTGCACCGGATAACAATGGCAGACCGGGACAACCGGTCGCTTTCATGACCAGCCCCGGACAGGGGGTCAATTATGCCCGCAATACCTGGCATGGCGTACTGACCCCGCTGGCAGAACCGGGGCTGTTCGCCGTCATCGACAGGATCGGTGATGGTAATAACCTGGAGGAATACGAGTTCGACGCGCCTTTCATCATCACAATGAAGGATGCCGGATAA
- the alc gene encoding allantoicase yields MTPTDTATPAFVHNSINLASAGLGARAIRATDEFFAPLERMLQDSDAVFLPDEYDDNGKWMDGWETIRRRNGGHDVAVVALATGGRIAGFDVDTSHFTGNYAPACRIEAINSVEDPADDAAWVEILPTRELGASAHHYFDCNSDEVWTHLRLHIYPDGGVARLRVYGTPQIDTAAAKGCEIDLVSSLNGGRILGFSDAHYGSYHRLLAPGRGLNMGDGWETRRRREPGFDWIVLALGTRGVIRHAVIDTGFYKGNYPESCSLQAADLSDFGGDLNRSVITSAMFWDELMERRKLSPMTEHVIPADDIRSLGPVTHVRMNIYPDGGISRLRLFGTIA; encoded by the coding sequence ATGACACCGACAGATACAGCCACTCCCGCCTTTGTTCATAACAGTATCAACCTGGCCTCTGCCGGGCTGGGGGCGCGTGCGATCCGGGCGACAGATGAGTTCTTTGCCCCGCTGGAACGTATGCTGCAGGATTCCGACGCTGTCTTTCTGCCGGATGAGTATGACGATAACGGCAAGTGGATGGACGGCTGGGAAACCATTCGCCGTCGCAATGGCGGGCATGATGTGGCTGTTGTTGCGCTTGCCACAGGCGGACGGATTGCCGGGTTTGATGTCGATACCTCGCACTTTACCGGCAATTACGCACCGGCCTGCCGGATCGAGGCGATCAATTCCGTCGAGGATCCGGCTGATGATGCGGCCTGGGTTGAAATTCTCCCGACCCGTGAGCTCGGGGCCAGCGCGCATCATTACTTCGACTGCAACAGCGACGAGGTCTGGACCCATCTGCGCCTGCATATCTATCCGGATGGCGGTGTCGCCCGTCTGCGTGTCTATGGCACGCCGCAGATCGACACGGCGGCGGCAAAGGGGTGCGAGATTGATCTTGTCTCCTCGCTGAACGGGGGGCGTATCCTCGGGTTTTCCGATGCACATTACGGTTCGTACCATCGCCTGCTGGCACCGGGCCGCGGGCTCAATATGGGCGATGGCTGGGAGACCCGGAGACGACGTGAACCGGGATTTGACTGGATTGTTCTGGCTCTGGGCACACGTGGCGTCATCAGACATGCGGTGATCGATACCGGCTTCTACAAAGGCAATTACCCTGAGAGCTGCTCATTGCAGGCGGCTGATCTCAGCGACTTCGGGGGAGACCTCAACAGGTCGGTGATTACCTCGGCGATGTTCTGGGATGAACTGATGGAACGGCGCAAGCTGTCACCGATGACAGAGCATGTCATACCGGCAGATGATATCCGGTCACTGGGGCCGGTTACCCATGTCAGGATGAATATCTATCCGGATGGCGGTATCAGCCGGCTGCGGCTTTTTGGAACCATTGCATGA
- the puuE gene encoding allantoinase PuuE, with the protein MTGYPRDMNGYGAVTPDPQWPGGARIAVQIVLNYEEGGENNILHGDAASEAFLSEIVGAAAWPGQRHWNMESIYEYGARAGFWRLHRLFTELDIPVTVYGVATALARSPRQVEAMQSAGWEIASHGLKWIEYRDYSPEAERADMLEAIRLHTEVCGERPRGWYTGRCSVNTVDLVAAEGGFDYVADSYADDLPYWHRKADGGAQLVVPYTLDANDMRFATPQGFNAGEQFFNYLKDSFDALYSEGAAGSAKMMSVGLHCRLIGRPGRIMAIRRFLEYARSHEAVWFATRLDIARHWQKIHPFQENRIRPGDLSEAEFVAKFGGIFEHSPWVAERAWKLERGPAHDTATGLHSALKRCFRSAGKDEKLALLNAHPDLAGKLAQAKRLTEQSSSEQASAGLDALTDEERATFQKLNATYVEKFGFPFIIAVKGLTKDAILDAFHRRIDHDYDSEFSEACRQVERITLLRLRDILPD; encoded by the coding sequence ATGACTGGTTATCCCCGTGACATGAATGGCTATGGTGCCGTGACCCCCGACCCGCAATGGCCGGGTGGTGCCCGCATTGCCGTGCAGATTGTCCTGAATTACGAGGAGGGCGGTGAAAACAACATCCTGCATGGAGATGCGGCTTCGGAAGCCTTCCTGTCAGAGATCGTCGGCGCGGCGGCCTGGCCCGGTCAGCGCCACTGGAATATGGAATCGATCTATGAATATGGTGCCCGCGCCGGTTTCTGGCGCCTGCACCGGCTGTTCACGGAACTTGATATCCCGGTGACTGTCTATGGTGTCGCCACGGCGCTGGCCCGTTCACCCCGGCAGGTTGAGGCTATGCAGTCGGCTGGCTGGGAAATTGCCAGCCATGGCCTCAAGTGGATTGAGTACCGGGATTATTCCCCGGAAGCAGAACGGGCTGATATGCTGGAGGCGATCCGCCTGCATACGGAGGTTTGCGGCGAGCGGCCACGCGGATGGTATACCGGACGCTGCTCCGTCAATACGGTAGATCTGGTGGCGGCGGAAGGCGGGTTTGATTATGTCGCCGACAGTTACGCGGATGACCTGCCCTACTGGCACCGTAAAGCAGACGGAGGCGCGCAGCTTGTCGTGCCCTATACCCTTGATGCCAATGACATGCGGTTTGCGACGCCGCAGGGGTTCAATGCCGGAGAGCAGTTTTTCAACTATCTGAAAGACAGTTTCGACGCATTATACAGCGAAGGCGCCGCCGGTTCGGCAAAGATGATGTCGGTTGGTCTGCATTGTCGCCTGATCGGCAGGCCGGGCCGTATCATGGCTATACGACGCTTTCTGGAATATGCCCGCAGTCATGAGGCGGTCTGGTTTGCGACACGCCTCGACATTGCCCGGCACTGGCAGAAAATCCATCCGTTTCAGGAAAACCGGATTCGCCCCGGCGATCTGTCGGAAGCAGAGTTTGTCGCAAAGTTCGGTGGCATATTCGAACATTCCCCCTGGGTTGCCGAACGCGCCTGGAAGCTGGAACGTGGACCCGCGCATGATACGGCGACCGGTTTGCACAGCGCCCTGAAACGCTGCTTCCGGTCAGCCGGTAAGGATGAAAAGCTGGCGTTGCTGAACGCGCATCCTGATCTGGCGGGCAAACTTGCACAGGCGAAACGGCTGACGGAACAGTCCTCCAGCGAACAGGCATCTGCCGGGCTTGATGCCCTGACAGATGAGGAACGGGCAACCTTCCAGAAACTGAATGCGACCTATGTGGAAAAATTCGGCTTTCCGTTCATCATCGCGGTGAAGGGGCTGACAAAGGACGCGATCCTCGACGCCTTCCATCGCCGTATCGACCATGACTATGACAGTGAATTTTCCGAAGCCTGCCGGCAGGTGGAGCGCATAACGCTGCTTCGTCTGCGCGACATTTTACCCGATTGA
- the uraH gene encoding hydroxyisourate hydrolase, translated as MNKGFLTTHVLDTARGLPAAGLEIALYRIEQSQKILIRTAITNADGRTDSPILPKEEFQTGSYELVFRAGAYLDNHAEGLAEPKFLNDIPVRFGISDPESHYHVPLLLSPFGYSTYRGS; from the coding sequence ATGAATAAAGGCTTCCTGACAACCCATGTTCTTGATACGGCACGCGGCCTGCCCGCCGCCGGGCTGGAAATTGCGCTGTACCGGATCGAGCAGAGCCAGAAAATACTGATCCGGACAGCCATCACCAACGCAGACGGTCGTACCGACAGCCCGATCCTGCCGAAGGAAGAATTCCAGACCGGCAGTTACGAACTGGTTTTCCGGGCCGGGGCCTATCTGGACAACCACGCGGAGGGACTGGCCGAGCCGAAGTTTCTGAATGACATTCCGGTCCGGTTCGGCATTTCCGATCCTGAATCGCATTATCATGTGCCACTGTTGCTCTCGCCGTTCGGCTATTCAACCTACCGGGGCAGCTGA
- a CDS encoding cysteine desulfurase — MIETIMVMDWLEFAARWLHVITAIAWIGSSFYFIALDLGLRKSPDLPPGVSGEEWQVHGGGFYHIRKYMVAPEALPEHLIWFKWESYWTWMSGFILLCLVYYAGADLYLVDPNVLDIPPYAGIAISLGIIVLGWFGYDLLCRSRLGDNATLLMIVLYAIIVLLAWGFTHVFTGRAALLHLGIITATVMSANVFIVIIPNQKIVVADLKAGRTPDAKYGKTAKLRSTHNNYLTLPVIFLMLSNHYPLAFASDYNWIIASLVFLMGVTIRHFFNTRHAGGATPVWTIPATVAVFAIIILLSLAPLWLNPDGPDEAAERPLTEQQQQLASAAGFEDVVITVQGRCSMCHATEPGWEGIAVAPKNVRLETENDILTHAKAIFLQAGVTHAMPPANVSYMEPEERQLIVSWYKNNGL, encoded by the coding sequence ATGATAGAGACAATCATGGTCATGGACTGGCTGGAATTCGCCGCGCGATGGCTGCATGTCATTACGGCAATCGCCTGGATCGGATCCAGCTTTTACTTCATCGCCCTTGATCTGGGTTTACGGAAATCTCCCGACCTGCCGCCGGGTGTCAGTGGCGAGGAATGGCAGGTACATGGCGGCGGTTTCTACCATATCCGAAAGTACATGGTCGCCCCGGAGGCCCTGCCGGAACATCTGATCTGGTTCAAGTGGGAAAGTTACTGGACATGGATGTCCGGGTTTATCCTGCTCTGTCTGGTCTACTATGCCGGCGCCGACCTTTATCTGGTCGACCCCAACGTCCTTGATATTCCGCCCTATGCGGGGATTGCGATTTCACTTGGTATCATCGTGCTGGGCTGGTTCGGCTATGACCTGCTGTGCCGCAGCAGGCTGGGCGATAATGCAACCCTGCTGATGATCGTGCTTTATGCCATCATCGTGCTACTGGCCTGGGGGTTCACCCATGTCTTTACAGGCCGCGCGGCCCTGCTGCATCTGGGGATCATCACGGCGACCGTCATGTCCGCCAATGTGTTCATCGTCATCATCCCGAACCAGAAGATCGTCGTCGCCGACCTGAAAGCCGGCCGCACACCGGACGCAAAATATGGCAAGACCGCCAAGCTGCGGTCGACCCACAATAACTACCTGACCCTGCCCGTCATCTTCCTGATGCTGTCGAACCACTACCCCCTTGCCTTTGCCAGTGACTACAACTGGATCATTGCCAGCCTGGTCTTCCTGATGGGCGTCACGATCCGCCATTTCTTCAACACCCGTCATGCCGGTGGTGCGACACCGGTCTGGACAATTCCGGCGACAGTCGCTGTCTTTGCAATCATCATTCTGCTGTCACTGGCACCGCTCTGGCTGAACCCGGACGGGCCTGACGAAGCGGCAGAGCGTCCGCTAACCGAACAGCAGCAGCAACTGGCTTCAGCCGCCGGGTTTGAGGATGTCGTCATCACCGTGCAGGGACGCTGTTCCATGTGTCACGCGACGGAGCCCGGATGGGAAGGCATTGCCGTCGCGCCAAAGAATGTCCGGCTTGAAACCGAAAATGACATTCTGACCCATGCAAAGGCTATCTTCCTGCAGGCCGGTGTCACCCACGCGATGCCGCCTGCGAATGTTTCCTACATGGAGCCGGAGGAACGGCAACTGATCGTCAGCTGGTACAAAAACAACGGCCTGTAA
- a CDS encoding oxaloacetate decarboxylase: MTTISGRQKLRAILSGDKCVHPAPVFDPMSIRMAEDIGFEIGMLGGSIASYVILGDPDITLMTQTEFAEQCRRICRASDLPLCVDADHGYGNALNVARTIIEMETSGVAGLSIEDTLLPAPHASLPLAKLISIEEMTGKLRAALAARRDPELCIFGRTHAGLCDGPELAERLKAMEACGVDALFIVGFKSREQLQAATAATSLPLVLGGAPADLKDLEGLASEGVRICLQGHPTWKAAVEGIYKTLVKMRTGTDVADVQPPADILERYSRSAFYDAGKADYLGYGGK; encoded by the coding sequence GTGACGACGATTTCCGGACGGCAAAAACTTCGTGCAATTCTGAGCGGTGACAAATGCGTTCACCCCGCACCCGTATTCGACCCGATGTCGATCCGCATGGCGGAAGATATCGGCTTCGAGATCGGTATGCTGGGTGGCTCCATCGCCTCCTATGTGATTCTCGGCGATCCCGATATCACCCTGATGACCCAGACCGAATTTGCCGAACAGTGTCGCCGGATCTGCCGGGCCAGCGATCTACCGCTCTGCGTCGATGCTGACCATGGCTATGGCAATGCGCTCAATGTCGCCCGGACCATCATCGAGATGGAGACGTCCGGCGTTGCCGGCCTGTCCATTGAGGACACCCTGCTGCCGGCACCCCATGCTTCGCTCCCGCTGGCAAAGCTGATTTCGATTGAGGAAATGACCGGCAAGCTGCGGGCCGCACTCGCCGCCCGCCGTGACCCGGAACTCTGCATCTTCGGGCGGACCCATGCGGGCCTGTGTGACGGGCCGGAACTTGCCGAGCGGCTGAAGGCAATGGAAGCCTGTGGCGTTGATGCGCTCTTCATCGTTGGTTTCAAGTCACGCGAACAACTTCAGGCAGCCACGGCGGCAACCAGCCTGCCCCTTGTTCTGGGTGGCGCGCCTGCGGATCTCAAGGATCTCGAAGGTCTGGCTTCAGAAGGCGTGCGCATCTGCCTGCAGGGTCATCCGACCTGGAAAGCCGCCGTCGAGGGCATCTACAAGACGCTGGTGAAAATGCGCACAGGCACTGATGTCGCCGACGTGCAGCCCCCTGCCGACATTCTGGAACGCTACAGCCGGAGCGCCTTCTATGATGCGGGCAAGGCCGATTATCTCGGCTACGGCGGTAAATAG
- a CDS encoding DUF2927 domain-containing protein codes for MSPTCSPLPTFWNATAGAPSMMRARPIISATAVNRMSRSVFRPVTVLASAFVLASLVVTTTFSPVRAASPEEIERVSKHFEKVALFLEASGKEAPLSRWERQPVINVVGGKAHFKELAALLNDLGKMTGLGFTTQKLSKRKATFRIYFMSTAEIREKTPFKRANCAFGVGRKSNGEIAFADVYISTDTVEKTRHCIYQEVTQALGLRNDSTIVEESIFNDQIVRHSLTETDRILIRTLYDKRLKPGMDRRTAMPIALGIIAQQMR; via the coding sequence ATGTCGCCGACGTGCAGCCCCCTGCCGACATTCTGGAACGCTACAGCCGGAGCGCCTTCTATGATGCGGGCAAGGCCGATTATCTCGGCTACGGCGGTAAATAGAATGTCCCGCTCTGTCTTCCGTCCGGTGACGGTACTGGCCAGCGCCTTTGTGCTGGCCAGTCTGGTCGTTACAACGACGTTCAGCCCCGTCCGGGCTGCCAGTCCGGAGGAAATAGAGCGGGTCTCCAAACATTTTGAGAAGGTCGCCCTGTTCCTTGAGGCCTCCGGCAAGGAGGCCCCGCTGTCACGCTGGGAACGTCAGCCGGTGATCAACGTTGTCGGCGGAAAAGCACATTTCAAGGAACTCGCCGCACTGCTGAATGATCTCGGCAAGATGACCGGACTTGGCTTCACGACACAAAAGCTGAGCAAACGAAAAGCAACCTTCCGGATCTATTTCATGAGCACTGCAGAGATCCGGGAAAAGACACCCTTCAAGCGGGCAAACTGCGCCTTTGGTGTCGGTCGCAAATCGAATGGCGAGATTGCTTTTGCTGATGTCTATATCTCAACAGATACGGTCGAGAAGACACGGCACTGCATCTATCAGGAGGTCACCCAGGCACTCGGCTTGCGAAATGATTCGACCATCGTCGAGGAAAGCATCTTCAACGACCAGATCGTCCGGCATTCCCTGACCGAAACTGACCGGATTCTGATCCGGACATTGTATGATAAACGGCTGAAACCGGGAATGGACCGGCGGACGGCCATGCCAATTGCACTTGGCATCATTGCCCAGCAAATGCGCTGA
- a CDS encoding SCO family protein: protein MSGMKVLRYVLWGLCGVVGIGLGVLAFRAFEQGTAPGQQISQAGKFGVPFSLVRHNGEPVDETLFTGKLSLVYFGFTFCPDVCPTTLTDMTGWADELGADADRVNMVFVTVDPERDTAEVMSNYITSFSDRIIGVTGEPEALKNMLRGYKVYFSKVPLEGGDYTMDHTAGVYILDSQGDFAGTIAYGASQEDALVKIRKVLERS from the coding sequence ATGAGCGGCATGAAGGTTCTGCGGTATGTCCTCTGGGGGCTGTGTGGTGTTGTCGGGATCGGACTGGGCGTACTTGCCTTCCGGGCCTTCGAACAGGGCACGGCTCCGGGCCAGCAGATATCGCAGGCCGGCAAGTTCGGCGTACCGTTCAGTCTGGTCCGTCATAATGGCGAGCCGGTTGATGAAACGCTGTTTACCGGCAAGCTGTCGCTGGTTTATTTCGGCTTTACCTTCTGCCCTGATGTCTGCCCGACAACCCTGACCGATATGACCGGCTGGGCGGATGAACTGGGGGCTGATGCCGACCGGGTCAATATGGTCTTTGTTACCGTTGATCCGGAGCGCGATACGGCCGAAGTGATGAGCAATTACATCACGTCGTTCTCGGACCGCATTATCGGTGTCACTGGTGAACCGGAGGCGCTGAAGAACATGCTGCGCGGCTATAAGGTCTATTTTTCGAAAGTCCCGCTGGAAGGTGGTGACTACACGATGGACCATACAGCCGGTGTTTACATACTGGACAGTCAGGGAGATTTCGCCGGCACCATTGCCTACGGTGCCAGTCAGGAAGATGCGCTTGTGAAAATTCGCAAGGTACTGGAACGCAGCTGA
- a CDS encoding copper chaperone PCu(A)C, which produces MNTLIKQVAVAAILVLFSSVAGSAHELKHGDLMMMHQWVRATPEKAPTSAGYLIIRNMGKTADRLVSVESSIARKTEVHTMTMDGGVMRMRQLEDGLEIPAGGEVALKQGAEHIMFMGLTGQVKEGADVTVRLNFEKAGPVDVTFPVQKKDNHMKHGTH; this is translated from the coding sequence ATGAACACTCTTATCAAACAGGTCGCGGTTGCGGCCATCCTCGTGCTGTTTTCCTCCGTTGCCGGATCGGCTCACGAACTCAAACATGGCGACCTGATGATGATGCATCAGTGGGTGCGTGCCACGCCGGAGAAAGCCCCGACCTCAGCCGGCTATCTGATTATTCGCAATATGGGCAAAACCGCAGACCGGCTGGTTTCGGTTGAAAGCAGCATTGCCCGCAAGACCGAAGTTCACACCATGACCATGGATGGCGGCGTGATGCGGATGCGCCAGCTGGAAGACGGCCTTGAAATTCCGGCAGGGGGTGAGGTTGCACTGAAGCAGGGGGCTGAACATATCATGTTCATGGGACTGACAGGTCAGGTAAAGGAAGGCGCTGACGTGACGGTTCGCCTGAACTTTGAAAAAGCGGGACCGGTAGATGTTACTTTCCCGGTGCAGAAAAAGGATAATCACATGAAACACGGAACGCACTGA